Proteins found in one Neodiprion lecontei isolate iyNeoLeco1 chromosome 6, iyNeoLeco1.1, whole genome shotgun sequence genomic segment:
- the LOC107224590 gene encoding ribosomal RNA-processing protein 8: MRIFKESAWEIDVTGDKLTNELFIGRKKKAKPTKISVNILQAEKKSILRKKPKSKVAKLARNAEIINLPAARNGVSSKKRKSSDSTINETSIKKWKSESHKNSDPRSSANANNSATELSLKKNKPNKVNKKKIPNNAHHRIRKQKLEPNGDLLAKRIQKQKLKRKKKKLKNLRNSSSTKEPSIANLTDGRDNSTTDVQAEMKDDKNLTNLKVSTKVIESRITIDRLQKLLAEKQQHDSIKIYKKSTEQKSLRDRMLARLKSSRFRYLNEQMYNSESWSSKKYFKEDPDAFLAYHEGYQLQVEQWPLNPLDTIIASIKKMPKDYIVADFGCGEARLAASVTQKVHSLDLVAINDKVTTCDMAHSSLLTGRIDVVVFCLSLMGTNLTDYLTEANRVLKKDGILKIAEVESRFNDVDEFIKTLGVYGFVNTWKDLSHNLFYFMDFKKDADVTKKRSKLPPLVLNPCLYKKR; the protein is encoded by the exons ATGAGGATATTTAAGGAAAGTGCTTGGGAGATTGACGTAACAGGTGACAAACTGACGAACGAACTATTTATCGGT CGGAAGAAGAAAGCCAAACCGACCAAAATATCGGTTAATATTCTTCAGGCTGAGAAGAAATCGATACTACGTAAAAAACCGAAATCAAAAGTTGCCAAACTGGCACGGAATGCTGAAATTATCAATCTTCCTGCAGCTAGAAATGGAGTCAGTAGCAAGAAACGTAAATCTTCTGACTCAACGATAAACGAAACTTCAATTAAGAAATGGAAATCCGAATCACATAAAAATTCGGACCCTAGATCTAGTGCCAATGCAAATAACAGTGCCACTgaattatcgttgaaaaagaACAAACCTAACaaagttaataaaaaaaaaattccaaacaaTGCTCATCATAGGATCCGCAAACAGAAATTGGAGCCAAATGGAGATCTTCTTGCAAAGCGGATTCAAAAGCAAAAATTAAAgcgtaagaaaaagaaactaaaaaatcTAAGAAATTCAAGCAGTACAAAAGAGCCTTCTATTGCAAACCTGACAGATGGAAGAGACAATTCCACAACGGATGTTCAGGCTGAAATGAAAGACGATAAGAATTTGACCAATCTCAAAGTTTCAACCAAAGTTATTGAATCCAGAATAACAATCGACAGATTACAGAAATTGCTCGCTGAAAAGCAGCAGCATGACTCAATAAAGATCTATAAGAAAAGTACTGAGCAAAAATCACTAAGAGACAGAATGTTGGCTAGACTCAAGTCTTCAAGGTTTCGATACTTGAACGAACAAATGTACAACAGCGAAAGCTGGTCGTccaagaaatatttcaaggaAGATCCTGACGCATTTTTAGCCTACCATGAAGGCTATCAGCTCCAAGTGGAACAGTGGCCTTTGAACCCTTTAGATACCATAATCgcatcgataaaaaaaat GCCGAAAGACTATATTGTCGCAGACTTCGGATGCGGCGAAGCCAGACTTGCAGCCAGTGTAACACAGAAAGTACACTCCTTGGATCTGGTTGCCATAAATGATAAAGTCACCACCTGCGATATGGCACATTCGTCATTGCTGACGGGCCGAATTGATGTCGTGGTTTTCTGCCTCTCTCTGATGGGCACAAATCTGACAGATTACTTGACAGAAGCCAACAGAGTTCTGAAGAAAGA TGGGATTCTCAAAATTGCCGAAGTTGAAAGTAGGTTCAATGACGTGGACGAGTTCATCAAAACTTTGGGTGTTTACGGATTTGTCAATACGTGGAAAGACTTATCGCACAACTTATTCTACTTTATGGACTTTAAAAAAGACGCCGACGTCACGAAAAAACGAAGTAAACTTCCACCTCTCGTGCTCAATCCGTGTTTATATAAAAAACGTTGA